In one window of Acanthochromis polyacanthus isolate Apoly-LR-REF ecotype Palm Island chromosome 8, KAUST_Apoly_ChrSc, whole genome shotgun sequence DNA:
- the panx2 gene encoding pannexin-2, translating to MQNILDQNLDMATALLAGEKLKELILPGSSQDERGGALAGLMVQLKLELPFDRVVTIGTVIIPILLVTLVFTRNFAEESIYCYTPHNFTRDQALYARGYCWTELRDAAPGVEPNLWPSLFEHKFLPYALLAFAGIMYIPALGWEFLASTRLTSELNFLLQEIDNCYHRAAEGRAPKIEKQIQSKGPGITERERREIIENAEKEKSPEQNLFEKYLERRGQSNFLAKLYLARHLAIICLSSIPISYLSAYYARQRQNEFTCALGEPPDISSYVELKLRVNCKLPAVQLQRIMAAVDIALLCTMNLIILVNLLHLFVVRKSNFVFDKLHKVGIKTRRRWQKSQFCDINILAMFCNENRDHIKSLNRLDFITNESDLMYDNVVRQLLAALAQSNHDATPTVRDSGIQTLDPNMDPSDLAVGEMGGEPLVIKRPRKKIKWIPSSNPLPQSFKEPLTLTRLENNTKPEKPKPLRRKTVADSFIAPLLDSKGTQHPSTKDLSGIEKKHTRNFSLDVHPYMLTIRKPKVEATITEPLPSEHNMDAVYLEGTHTIVHVSGAITETKVCSPESTNTAFSTVTLPTTSYVNGVSPNPPSSEDALSPKSSPPQAEPLAPMENPESQPPPLTRAPTHQLLSIHHTLFEEDEDEESRRGRLAARPGELIAAGEC from the exons ATGCAGAACATCCTCGATCAGAATTTAGACATGGCCACAGCTCTACTCGCAGGCGAGAAGCTGAAGGAGCTGATCCTGCCGGGCTCATCTCAGGATGAGAGGGGTGGAGCGCTGGCTGGCCTCATGGTGCAGCTCAAACTGGAGCTGCCCTTTGATCGTGTTGTTACTATAGGGACGGTCATCATCCCCATCCTGCTGGTCACCCTCGTCTTCACCAGAAACTTTGCAG AGGAGTCCATATACTGTTACACACCACACAACTTCACCCGAGACCAGGCACTGTATGCGAGAGGCTACTGCTGGACGGAGCTTCGTGATGCTGCACCCGGAGTGGAGCCTAACCTTTGGCCTTCACTATTTGAACACAAGTTCCTGCCCTATGCCCTGCTGGCCTTCGCTGGAATCATGTACATTCCTGCTTTGGGCTGGGAGTTTCTCGCCTCGACTCGGCTCACTTCAGAGCTCAATTTCCTGCTTCAAGAGATTGATAACTGCTATCATCGAGCTGCTGAGGGCCGAGCCCCAAAGATCGAGAAGCAGATCCAGTCCAAGGGACCTGGCATAACTGAGCGGGAGAGGAGGGAGATCATAGAGAATGCAGAGAAGGAGAAGAGCCCCGAGCAGAACCTGTTCGAGAAATATTTGGAGAGACGGGGCCAAAGTAACTTTTTGGCGAAGCTTTACCTGGCACGCCACCTGGCAATTATCTGCCTCAGTTCCATCCCCATTTCCTACCTGAGCGCCTACTACGCCCGCCAGAGGCAGAATGAGTTCACCTGTGCGCTGGGTGAGCCCCCAGACATTAGCAGCTATGTAGAGCTGAAGCTCAGGGTTAACTGTAAGCTGCCTGCCGTGCAGCTGCAGCGCATCATGGCGGCGGTGGATATAGCTCTGCTGTGCACCATGAACCTCATCATCCTGGTTaatttgctgcatttgtttgtggTACGCAAGTCCAACTTTGTATTTGACAAACTGCACAAAGTTGGCATCAAAACACGCCGACGCTGGCAGAAGTCTCAGTTCTGCGATATCAACATCCTGGCAATGTTCTGCAACGAGAACAGGGACCACATCAAGTCACTCAACCGGCTGGACTTCATCACTAATGAGAGCGACCTCATGTATGACAATGTGGTCAGACAGCTGTTGGCTGCGCTTGCACAATCCAACCATGATGCTACACCCACTGTGAGGGACTCCGGGATACAAACGCTCGATCCCAACATGGATCCTTCTGATCTCGCTGTCGGAGAGATGGGAGGGGAGCCGCTGGTCATCAAAAGACCCCGGAAGAAGATTAAATGGATCCCATCCTCAAATCCTCTCCCTCAGTCATTTAAG GAACCTCTAACTCTGACACGTTTGGAAAATAACACCAAACCTGAAAAACCCAAACCACTCAGACGCAAAACAGTGGCGGACAGTTTTATTGCACCACTTCTGGACAGCAAAGGCACACAACATCCTTCTACAAAAG attTAAGTGGGATAGAGAAAAAGCACACACGCAACTTCTCCCTGGACGTCCACCCGTACATGCTGACGATCCGTAAGCCCAAGGTGGAGGCCACAATCACAGAACCTCTACCCTCAGAGCACAACATGGATGCAGTGTACCTTGAAGGCACGCACACTATTGTTCACGTGTCTGGTGCCATTACAG AGACTAAAGTGTGCTCTCCAGAGTCGACCAACACTGCCTTTTCTACTGTGACCCTGCCCACCACTTCGTATGTAAACGGAGTGAGCCCCAACCCTCCCTCCAGCGAGGATGCCCTCAGTCCCAAGTCCTCCCCTCCACAAGCGGAGCCTCTTGCCCCGATGGAAAACCCCGAGTCCCAGCCGCCGCCCCTGACCCGAGCCCCCACACACCAGCTGCTGAGTATACACCACACACTCTTTGAGGAAGACGAGGATGAGGAGAGCAGGAGGGGCCGTCTAGCAGCGAGGCCGGGGGAGCTCATCGCTGCTggagaatgttaa